The following proteins are co-located in the Anser cygnoides isolate HZ-2024a breed goose chromosome 2, Taihu_goose_T2T_genome, whole genome shotgun sequence genome:
- the ATG9B gene encoding autophagy-related protein 9B isoform X2, whose protein sequence is MAAPARHGAARPGSARLGTEGAGSGGAAPAAAGGAPAPRPGPQRCGAEPEPPARGTAPGPPPPLRHRDRDRDRAPLRAPRPDPDPDPDPLPSPAPRPRRAPGAPPLCRCRCRWRRGHARRGGAGPVPGGARGRVSAQRRGRRSPQAARPEAAMAAQAEYHRLEDYEEDSPPGEEELLVHVTEGLQDSWHHIKNLDNFFTKIYHFHQKNGFACMMLSDLFELVQFLFVVTFSTFLLCCVEYDVLFANRPLNHSQAPAPERSKVTLPDAILPAPQCAQRIRANGWVIFLLVMAAVFWLYRLVKVLCSLLSYWEIRAFYIKALNIPSREQQMCVHKKELTELDIYHRILRFKNYTVAMVNKSLLPVRFRLPLLGHVVFLTQGLKYNLELLLFWGPGSLFQNKWNLQPQYKRAGSRLELAQRLARTMVLLGLANLLLCPFVLVWQVLYAFFSYTEVIKREPGSLGARRWSLYGRHYLRHFNELNHELQARLSRGYKPATKYMNSFTSPLLTVLAKNVGFFAGSILAVLIVLTVYDEDVLTVQHILTAITLLGLVVTLARSFIPDEHMVWCPEQLLQRVLAHIHYMPDHWQGNASKSETRNEMAQLFQYKAVFILEELLSPILTPLILIFALPARALDIIDFFRNFTVEVVGVGDICSFAQLDIRNHGNPQWLSAGQTEASVYQQAENGKTELSLMHFAITNPRWQPPPQSELFLSHLKEKVQQDAAAAPPAQRILAEGPLGTSLLSDDSATAPDGLLASLLARPILSASGLVSRDRRFVQPCSTASAAASVLASLSSPLPGRARVPSADSPGCHSDRLLPEESLLLSESRLLSLSRSAVLAEVASAEMSLHAIYMHELHQQQQQGPAPLAVGLWVAAGAPKQPSVTAGSAARASQAQLREMPLGGWAEEDEEEEEEEEEQTTG, encoded by the exons atggcggcaccggcacggcacggcgcggcccggcccggctcggcgcGGCTCGGCACGGAAGGGGCGGGCTCCGGAGGGGCGGCCCCGGCAGCGGCGGGCGGAGCCCCAGCACCGCGGCCCGGGCCCCAGCGCTGCGGGGCCGAAccggagcccccagcccgcgGCACcgcgccgggacccccccccccgctccgccaccgggaccgggaccgagaccgggccccgctccgcgccccgcgtCCGGACCCCGACCCCGACCCCGACCCCCTCCCGAGCCCCGCTccgcggccccgccgagcccccggggcgccccccctgtgccggtgccggtgccggtggcggCGCGGCCATGCCCGGCGGGGGGGCGCAGGCCCGGTccccgggggggcgcggggccgtgTGAGCGCCCAGCGGCGGGGACGGCGGAGCCCCCAG GCGGCACGGCCGGAGGCAGCGATGGCGGCGCAGGCCGAGTACCACCGGCTGGAGGACTACGAGGAGGACTCCCCCCCCGgcgaggaggagctgctggtgcaCGTCACCGAGGGGCTGCAAG ACTCCTGGCACCACATCAAGAACCTGGATAATTTCTTCACCAAG ATCTACCACTTCCACCAGAAGAACGGCTTCGCCTGCATGATGCTCTCCGACCTCTTTGAGCTGGT gcAGTTCCTGTTCGTCGTCACCTTCAGCaccttcctgctgtgctgcgTGGAGTACGACGTCCTCTTCGCCAACCGCCCGCTCAACCATAGCCAGGCGCCGGCCCCAGAGCGCAGCAAGGTGACGCTGCCCGACGCTATCCTGCCCGCGCCGCAGTGCGCCCAGAG GATCCGCGCCAACGGCTGGGTCATCTTCCTGCTGGTGATGGCCGCGGTGTTCTGGCTGTACCGCCTGGTGAAGGTGCTGTGCAGCCTGCTGAGCTACTGGGAGATCCGCGCCTTCTACATCAAGGCCCTGAACATCCCCTCG CGCGAGCAGCAGATGTGCGTGCACAAGAAGGAGCTGACGGAGCTGGACATCTACCACCGCATCCTGCGCTTCAAGAACTACACCGTGGCCATGGTCAACAAGTCACTGCTGCCCGTCCGCTTccgcctgcccctgctgggCCACGTCGTCTTCCTGACGCAGGGCCTCAAGTACAacctggagctgctcctctTCTGGGGCCCCGGCTCGCTCTTCCAGAACAAGTGGAACCTGCAGCCGCAGTACAAGCGGGCGGGCTCGCGGCTGGAGCTGGCGCAGCGCCTGGCGCGCAccatggtgctgctggggctggccaaCCTGCTGCTGTGCCCCTTCGTGCTGGTGTGGCAGGTGCTCTACGCCTTCTTCAGCTATACCGAGGTCATCAAGCGGGAGCCGGGCAGCCTGGGCGCACGGCGCTGGTCGCTCTACGGCCGCCACTACCTGCGCCACTTCAACGAGCTCAACCACGAGCTGCAGGCGCGCCTGAGCCGCGGCTACAAGCCGGCCACCAAGTACATGAACTCCTTCACCAGCCCGCTGCTCACCGTGCTGGCCAAGAACGTCGGCTTCTTCGCCGGCTCCATCCTGGCCGTGCTCATCGTCCTGACCGTCTACGACGAGGACGTGCTGACCGTGCAGCACATCCTCACCGCCATCACCCTGCTGGGGCTCGTGGTCACGCTGGCCAG GTCCTTCATCCCCGACGAGCACATGGTGTGGTGCccggagcagctgctgcagcgcgTCCTGGCACACATCCACTACATGCCCGACCACTGGCAGGGCAACGCCAGCAAGTCGGAGACACGCAACGAGATGGCGCAGCTCTTCCAGTACAAGGCG GTCTTcatcctggaggagctgctcagccccaTCCTCACCcccctcatcctcatcttcgCCCTGCCCGCCCGCGCCCTGGACATCATCGACTTCTTCCGCAACTTCACGGTGGAGGTGGTGGGGGTGGGCGACATCTGCTCCTTCGCCCAGCTCGACATCCGCAATCACGGCAACCCCCAG TGGCTGTCGGCGGGGCAGACGGAGGCCTCGGTGTACCAGCAAGCCGAGAACGGGAAGACGGAGCTGTCGCTGATGCACTTCGCCATCACCAACCCGCGCTGGCAGCCGCCCCCGCAGAGCGAGCTCTTCCTCAGCCACCTGAAGGAGAAGGTGCAGCAGGACgcggccgccgcgccgcccgcccagcGCATCCTGGCCGAGGGGCCCCTGGGCACCTCGCTGCTCTCCGACGACTCGGCCACAGCG CCGGACGGCTTGCTGGCCAGCTTGCTGGCCCGCCCCATCCTCTCCGCCAGCGGGCTGGTGTCCCGGGACCGGCGCTTCgtccagccctgcagcacggccagcgccgccgccagcGTCCTGGCGTCCCTCTCGTCCCCGTTGCCCGGGCGGGCGCGCGTCCCCTCCGCCGACAGCCCCGGCTGCCACAGCGACCGCCTGCTCCCGGAGGAGAG CTTGCTGCTGAGTGAGTCGCGCCTGCTCAGCCTGAGCCGCTCCGCCGTGCTCGCCGAGGTGGCCTCTGCCGAGATGAGCCTGCACGCCATCTACATGCACGAG ctccaccagcagcagcagcagggccctgcgCCCCTGGCCGTGGGGCtgtgggtggctgcaggggctcccAAGCAGCCCTCCGTGACCGCAG GCTCGGCTGCCCGCGCCTCGCAGGCTCAGCTCCGGGAGATGCCGCTGGGAGGCTGGGCTGAGgaagacgaggaggaggaggaggaggaagaggagcagacGACGGGCTAG
- the ATG9B gene encoding autophagy-related protein 9B isoform X1 gives MAAPARHGAARPGSARLGTEGAGSGGAAPAAAGGAPAPRPGPQRCGAEPEPPARGTAPGPPPPLRHRDRDRDRAPLRAPRPDPDPDPDPLPSPAPRPRRAPGAPPLCRCRCRWRRGHARRGGAGPVPGGARGRVSAQRRGRRSPQAARPEAAMAAQAEYHRLEDYEEDSPPGEEELLVHVTEGLQDSWHHIKNLDNFFTKIYHFHQKNGFACMMLSDLFELVQFLFVVTFSTFLLCCVEYDVLFANRPLNHSQAPAPERSKVTLPDAILPAPQCAQRIRANGWVIFLLVMAAVFWLYRLVKVLCSLLSYWEIRAFYIKALNIPSDGLCNYSWQEVQARLISLQREQQMCVHKKELTELDIYHRILRFKNYTVAMVNKSLLPVRFRLPLLGHVVFLTQGLKYNLELLLFWGPGSLFQNKWNLQPQYKRAGSRLELAQRLARTMVLLGLANLLLCPFVLVWQVLYAFFSYTEVIKREPGSLGARRWSLYGRHYLRHFNELNHELQARLSRGYKPATKYMNSFTSPLLTVLAKNVGFFAGSILAVLIVLTVYDEDVLTVQHILTAITLLGLVVTLARSFIPDEHMVWCPEQLLQRVLAHIHYMPDHWQGNASKSETRNEMAQLFQYKAVFILEELLSPILTPLILIFALPARALDIIDFFRNFTVEVVGVGDICSFAQLDIRNHGNPQWLSAGQTEASVYQQAENGKTELSLMHFAITNPRWQPPPQSELFLSHLKEKVQQDAAAAPPAQRILAEGPLGTSLLSDDSATAPDGLLASLLARPILSASGLVSRDRRFVQPCSTASAAASVLASLSSPLPGRARVPSADSPGCHSDRLLPEESLLLSESRLLSLSRSAVLAEVASAEMSLHAIYMHELHQQQQQGPAPLAVGLWVAAGAPKQPSVTAGSAARASQAQLREMPLGGWAEEDEEEEEEEEEQTTG, from the exons atggcggcaccggcacggcacggcgcggcccggcccggctcggcgcGGCTCGGCACGGAAGGGGCGGGCTCCGGAGGGGCGGCCCCGGCAGCGGCGGGCGGAGCCCCAGCACCGCGGCCCGGGCCCCAGCGCTGCGGGGCCGAAccggagcccccagcccgcgGCACcgcgccgggacccccccccccgctccgccaccgggaccgggaccgagaccgggccccgctccgcgccccgcgtCCGGACCCCGACCCCGACCCCGACCCCCTCCCGAGCCCCGCTccgcggccccgccgagcccccggggcgccccccctgtgccggtgccggtgccggtggcggCGCGGCCATGCCCGGCGGGGGGGCGCAGGCCCGGTccccgggggggcgcggggccgtgTGAGCGCCCAGCGGCGGGGACGGCGGAGCCCCCAG GCGGCACGGCCGGAGGCAGCGATGGCGGCGCAGGCCGAGTACCACCGGCTGGAGGACTACGAGGAGGACTCCCCCCCCGgcgaggaggagctgctggtgcaCGTCACCGAGGGGCTGCAAG ACTCCTGGCACCACATCAAGAACCTGGATAATTTCTTCACCAAG ATCTACCACTTCCACCAGAAGAACGGCTTCGCCTGCATGATGCTCTCCGACCTCTTTGAGCTGGT gcAGTTCCTGTTCGTCGTCACCTTCAGCaccttcctgctgtgctgcgTGGAGTACGACGTCCTCTTCGCCAACCGCCCGCTCAACCATAGCCAGGCGCCGGCCCCAGAGCGCAGCAAGGTGACGCTGCCCGACGCTATCCTGCCCGCGCCGCAGTGCGCCCAGAG GATCCGCGCCAACGGCTGGGTCATCTTCCTGCTGGTGATGGCCGCGGTGTTCTGGCTGTACCGCCTGGTGAAGGTGCTGTGCAGCCTGCTGAGCTACTGGGAGATCCGCGCCTTCTACATCAAGGCCCTGAACATCCCCTCG GACGGGCTGTGCAACTACAGCTGGCAGGAGGTGCAGGCGCGGCTGATCTCGCTGCAGCGCGAGCAGCAGATGTGCGTGCACAAGAAGGAGCTGACGGAGCTGGACATCTACCACCGCATCCTGCGCTTCAAGAACTACACCGTGGCCATGGTCAACAAGTCACTGCTGCCCGTCCGCTTccgcctgcccctgctgggCCACGTCGTCTTCCTGACGCAGGGCCTCAAGTACAacctggagctgctcctctTCTGGGGCCCCGGCTCGCTCTTCCAGAACAAGTGGAACCTGCAGCCGCAGTACAAGCGGGCGGGCTCGCGGCTGGAGCTGGCGCAGCGCCTGGCGCGCAccatggtgctgctggggctggccaaCCTGCTGCTGTGCCCCTTCGTGCTGGTGTGGCAGGTGCTCTACGCCTTCTTCAGCTATACCGAGGTCATCAAGCGGGAGCCGGGCAGCCTGGGCGCACGGCGCTGGTCGCTCTACGGCCGCCACTACCTGCGCCACTTCAACGAGCTCAACCACGAGCTGCAGGCGCGCCTGAGCCGCGGCTACAAGCCGGCCACCAAGTACATGAACTCCTTCACCAGCCCGCTGCTCACCGTGCTGGCCAAGAACGTCGGCTTCTTCGCCGGCTCCATCCTGGCCGTGCTCATCGTCCTGACCGTCTACGACGAGGACGTGCTGACCGTGCAGCACATCCTCACCGCCATCACCCTGCTGGGGCTCGTGGTCACGCTGGCCAG GTCCTTCATCCCCGACGAGCACATGGTGTGGTGCccggagcagctgctgcagcgcgTCCTGGCACACATCCACTACATGCCCGACCACTGGCAGGGCAACGCCAGCAAGTCGGAGACACGCAACGAGATGGCGCAGCTCTTCCAGTACAAGGCG GTCTTcatcctggaggagctgctcagccccaTCCTCACCcccctcatcctcatcttcgCCCTGCCCGCCCGCGCCCTGGACATCATCGACTTCTTCCGCAACTTCACGGTGGAGGTGGTGGGGGTGGGCGACATCTGCTCCTTCGCCCAGCTCGACATCCGCAATCACGGCAACCCCCAG TGGCTGTCGGCGGGGCAGACGGAGGCCTCGGTGTACCAGCAAGCCGAGAACGGGAAGACGGAGCTGTCGCTGATGCACTTCGCCATCACCAACCCGCGCTGGCAGCCGCCCCCGCAGAGCGAGCTCTTCCTCAGCCACCTGAAGGAGAAGGTGCAGCAGGACgcggccgccgcgccgcccgcccagcGCATCCTGGCCGAGGGGCCCCTGGGCACCTCGCTGCTCTCCGACGACTCGGCCACAGCG CCGGACGGCTTGCTGGCCAGCTTGCTGGCCCGCCCCATCCTCTCCGCCAGCGGGCTGGTGTCCCGGGACCGGCGCTTCgtccagccctgcagcacggccagcgccgccgccagcGTCCTGGCGTCCCTCTCGTCCCCGTTGCCCGGGCGGGCGCGCGTCCCCTCCGCCGACAGCCCCGGCTGCCACAGCGACCGCCTGCTCCCGGAGGAGAG CTTGCTGCTGAGTGAGTCGCGCCTGCTCAGCCTGAGCCGCTCCGCCGTGCTCGCCGAGGTGGCCTCTGCCGAGATGAGCCTGCACGCCATCTACATGCACGAG ctccaccagcagcagcagcagggccctgcgCCCCTGGCCGTGGGGCtgtgggtggctgcaggggctcccAAGCAGCCCTCCGTGACCGCAG GCTCGGCTGCCCGCGCCTCGCAGGCTCAGCTCCGGGAGATGCCGCTGGGAGGCTGGGCTGAGgaagacgaggaggaggaggaggaggaagaggagcagacGACGGGCTAG
- the ATG9B gene encoding autophagy-related protein 9B isoform X3: MAAQAEYHRLEDYEEDSPPGEEELLVHVTEGLQDSWHHIKNLDNFFTKIYHFHQKNGFACMMLSDLFELVQFLFVVTFSTFLLCCVEYDVLFANRPLNHSQAPAPERSKVTLPDAILPAPQCAQRIRANGWVIFLLVMAAVFWLYRLVKVLCSLLSYWEIRAFYIKALNIPSDGLCNYSWQEVQARLISLQREQQMCVHKKELTELDIYHRILRFKNYTVAMVNKSLLPVRFRLPLLGHVVFLTQGLKYNLELLLFWGPGSLFQNKWNLQPQYKRAGSRLELAQRLARTMVLLGLANLLLCPFVLVWQVLYAFFSYTEVIKREPGSLGARRWSLYGRHYLRHFNELNHELQARLSRGYKPATKYMNSFTSPLLTVLAKNVGFFAGSILAVLIVLTVYDEDVLTVQHILTAITLLGLVVTLARSFIPDEHMVWCPEQLLQRVLAHIHYMPDHWQGNASKSETRNEMAQLFQYKAVFILEELLSPILTPLILIFALPARALDIIDFFRNFTVEVVGVGDICSFAQLDIRNHGNPQWLSAGQTEASVYQQAENGKTELSLMHFAITNPRWQPPPQSELFLSHLKEKVQQDAAAAPPAQRILAEGPLGTSLLSDDSATAPDGLLASLLARPILSASGLVSRDRRFVQPCSTASAAASVLASLSSPLPGRARVPSADSPGCHSDRLLPEESLLLSESRLLSLSRSAVLAEVASAEMSLHAIYMHELHQQQQQGPAPLAVGLWVAAGAPKQPSVTAGSAARASQAQLREMPLGGWAEEDEEEEEEEEEQTTG, translated from the exons ATGGCGGCGCAGGCCGAGTACCACCGGCTGGAGGACTACGAGGAGGACTCCCCCCCCGgcgaggaggagctgctggtgcaCGTCACCGAGGGGCTGCAAG ACTCCTGGCACCACATCAAGAACCTGGATAATTTCTTCACCAAG ATCTACCACTTCCACCAGAAGAACGGCTTCGCCTGCATGATGCTCTCCGACCTCTTTGAGCTGGT gcAGTTCCTGTTCGTCGTCACCTTCAGCaccttcctgctgtgctgcgTGGAGTACGACGTCCTCTTCGCCAACCGCCCGCTCAACCATAGCCAGGCGCCGGCCCCAGAGCGCAGCAAGGTGACGCTGCCCGACGCTATCCTGCCCGCGCCGCAGTGCGCCCAGAG GATCCGCGCCAACGGCTGGGTCATCTTCCTGCTGGTGATGGCCGCGGTGTTCTGGCTGTACCGCCTGGTGAAGGTGCTGTGCAGCCTGCTGAGCTACTGGGAGATCCGCGCCTTCTACATCAAGGCCCTGAACATCCCCTCG GACGGGCTGTGCAACTACAGCTGGCAGGAGGTGCAGGCGCGGCTGATCTCGCTGCAGCGCGAGCAGCAGATGTGCGTGCACAAGAAGGAGCTGACGGAGCTGGACATCTACCACCGCATCCTGCGCTTCAAGAACTACACCGTGGCCATGGTCAACAAGTCACTGCTGCCCGTCCGCTTccgcctgcccctgctgggCCACGTCGTCTTCCTGACGCAGGGCCTCAAGTACAacctggagctgctcctctTCTGGGGCCCCGGCTCGCTCTTCCAGAACAAGTGGAACCTGCAGCCGCAGTACAAGCGGGCGGGCTCGCGGCTGGAGCTGGCGCAGCGCCTGGCGCGCAccatggtgctgctggggctggccaaCCTGCTGCTGTGCCCCTTCGTGCTGGTGTGGCAGGTGCTCTACGCCTTCTTCAGCTATACCGAGGTCATCAAGCGGGAGCCGGGCAGCCTGGGCGCACGGCGCTGGTCGCTCTACGGCCGCCACTACCTGCGCCACTTCAACGAGCTCAACCACGAGCTGCAGGCGCGCCTGAGCCGCGGCTACAAGCCGGCCACCAAGTACATGAACTCCTTCACCAGCCCGCTGCTCACCGTGCTGGCCAAGAACGTCGGCTTCTTCGCCGGCTCCATCCTGGCCGTGCTCATCGTCCTGACCGTCTACGACGAGGACGTGCTGACCGTGCAGCACATCCTCACCGCCATCACCCTGCTGGGGCTCGTGGTCACGCTGGCCAG GTCCTTCATCCCCGACGAGCACATGGTGTGGTGCccggagcagctgctgcagcgcgTCCTGGCACACATCCACTACATGCCCGACCACTGGCAGGGCAACGCCAGCAAGTCGGAGACACGCAACGAGATGGCGCAGCTCTTCCAGTACAAGGCG GTCTTcatcctggaggagctgctcagccccaTCCTCACCcccctcatcctcatcttcgCCCTGCCCGCCCGCGCCCTGGACATCATCGACTTCTTCCGCAACTTCACGGTGGAGGTGGTGGGGGTGGGCGACATCTGCTCCTTCGCCCAGCTCGACATCCGCAATCACGGCAACCCCCAG TGGCTGTCGGCGGGGCAGACGGAGGCCTCGGTGTACCAGCAAGCCGAGAACGGGAAGACGGAGCTGTCGCTGATGCACTTCGCCATCACCAACCCGCGCTGGCAGCCGCCCCCGCAGAGCGAGCTCTTCCTCAGCCACCTGAAGGAGAAGGTGCAGCAGGACgcggccgccgcgccgcccgcccagcGCATCCTGGCCGAGGGGCCCCTGGGCACCTCGCTGCTCTCCGACGACTCGGCCACAGCG CCGGACGGCTTGCTGGCCAGCTTGCTGGCCCGCCCCATCCTCTCCGCCAGCGGGCTGGTGTCCCGGGACCGGCGCTTCgtccagccctgcagcacggccagcgccgccgccagcGTCCTGGCGTCCCTCTCGTCCCCGTTGCCCGGGCGGGCGCGCGTCCCCTCCGCCGACAGCCCCGGCTGCCACAGCGACCGCCTGCTCCCGGAGGAGAG CTTGCTGCTGAGTGAGTCGCGCCTGCTCAGCCTGAGCCGCTCCGCCGTGCTCGCCGAGGTGGCCTCTGCCGAGATGAGCCTGCACGCCATCTACATGCACGAG ctccaccagcagcagcagcagggccctgcgCCCCTGGCCGTGGGGCtgtgggtggctgcaggggctcccAAGCAGCCCTCCGTGACCGCAG GCTCGGCTGCCCGCGCCTCGCAGGCTCAGCTCCGGGAGATGCCGCTGGGAGGCTGGGCTGAGgaagacgaggaggaggaggaggaggaagaggagcagacGACGGGCTAG